The genome window CCGCACCTCATTGGTGTGACCGCCCAGCCAGCGCACCAGCAGGGCCGTGACGCCCAACGTCGCCAGCGGCAGCACCAGAGCTGACAAAACTACCGCCCCACTTTGCAGCAGCGGCAAGCGCAGCACAAGTGCTCCAATCAGCACCAACAGGGCAACCACCGCGCCGCCCACAGCACTGCCCGGCAAGACCCGTCCCAACCACGCCGCGCTCTGCGAAATAGGCCAAGTCGCAGAAGCGGTCACGCCCAGCAAGCGGGTAAACGGCTCGGCCCCCACCAGCAAGGCCAGAATCAAAACGGCGACGGGCAGGTGATAAGGCAACGCCACGACCAGACCGAGCATAACCGCCGTCAGCGCCACCACGCCCCAGAGCAGGCCGCCCGGTGCGCTGCGGAGGTTGAGAGTGGTGCGCCACATCAGCGCTCCAGCCGCGCCCCAAGTCGCCGGAGCGGGCCGCAAGTTGCGCCGGGCGGGCCGGGCCTGCTCCATCCGGAGCGGCATCTTGGGGAGCTTGTATTTCTTTCTGAGTCGCCACAGCCACAGCGACTGGGCATGCTGGGCGAGGCGGGCGGGCGGCTCCGAGAGCAGCGGCCAGCCCAGCGCTATGCTCACGGTCAGGACGACTGCCACGCTCAGGCCCAGTGCTTCCCAGCCGAACTGGCCCGGTGCCACGACACTCAGTGCCGGAAGCAGCGCCAGCGCCCACACCGGAGCCGGAGAGCGCAAGTTCTGACGGGCCGTGTAACTCAGCCAGCCCAGCGCGAAGCGGGTCAGCATCACCGCCGGAAACAGCAGCAAGCCCAGCCAGCCTTGCGAGAAGATGCCGAACAGTGCTCCCACCAGCAGCCCCGCGCCCATTCCTGGTAGGGCGGCTCGCAGCAGCGGCCACAGCAGCGCTTGACGGGTCGGCAGCGGCGTGAGCATCAGCGCCGCGTCACGGCGGTCTAAGCCGAAGGGCGGCCAACGGGTCAGCGTGCCTGACAGCAGGGCCAGCACCGACAGCCCCGCGATCAGAATCTCGGGCACATGCGGCGGCGGCGCGGCCTGCCGAATGCTGATGAGCAAGAGCACCGCGAAGGTGCCGCCGTAGAGGGCCAGCACCACCGTACCGGAGCGGCGCATAAAGCCCCACCAATTGAGCCCGCCGCGCCCGAGCGAAATCAGCAGCAGGTAACGCAGGGTGCCGTTCAGCGGCTGCTCCCTTGAAGCTGGGCCACTGACACGACGCGCACTTTGGGCAATTGTGCCAACTCGCCGCCGTGGGTGGTCAGCACGGCGCAGCGGCCCTCGGCAGCGAGGCGGCTCAGGTGGTCGCGCAACACTTGTCGCGAGTCGGTGTCCAGCGTGCCGAACGGTTCGTCGAGCACAGTCAGCGGCCTTTTGAGGCCCAAAGCGATAGCCAGACCGACTTTCTGGCGGGTGCCGCGTGACAGCTCTGCCGGAAACTGATCCAGGCGGTGGCCGAGGTCAAAGGCGTTCAGGGCCGTGTGAAGGTCTTCGAGCGGCGCGGCGTAAGCCAGTGAAGCGAACTGGGCGTGTTCGGCGACGCTCAGGTCGTCGTACAGCTCGGCTTCGTCGGGCACGAAGGCGAAGGCGGCGCGGCCCGCCACACTGCGCGGCGGGTGGCCCTGCACCTGAATTTGGCCCGCGCTGGCCGTCATGCCGCACAGCACCCGCAGCAAAGTGGTTTTGCCCGCGCCGTTGCCACCAGTCAGGTGCAGGATTTCGCCGGCCTTAACCTTCAAATCAACGTCGTGCAGCACGCGGGCCGCGCCGAGGGTTACGGAAATATTTTGAGCCGTCAACATTCGGCAAGTATGGCAGGTAAGCAAGCAAACCAAACGGGACTTCCGGCGAGTCAGCAACTTTGCGGGTGTGTCAACCGTACTGACCGTATGAACCACTTGAGGGCCTTCTTTCTCGTTACGTTTCTCGTTGCGCTGTTGCCGCTCGCTGCCGCCGGTGTCGTCAGGCAGCCGATCAAACCCGTTCGGCCCGCGCCGTTCAAGACCTGCACGCTGGGCGAGCTGCGCCTGATGAGCGACGCCAGCGGCAAAGTCCGGTTTGCCCAGTACGGCCAGCAGTACCCCGACAACACCCTACGGGTGCGCCAGAGTTATGACCGGTTTGGCCGTTTGACTGGCGTCAGCGTGGCGTGGAGCGGCTTCGCGGGCCAGATGGTGGACGCGCGGGCTTCGTATGACATGCGGGGCCAGCTCATTAAAGAAACCGGCTTCCGGGCCAGGGGCTTTACCACGCCGCTCAAAAGTTATGTCAAGCCACTGCCCAAAGGAGCCAAGTGCTAGCGCTGCTGCTCATGCTGGCCGCCGCTTTGCCCGTAGGGGTGGCCGAAGTGAGGTCGGTGGTGGCGCAAGTAGAAACCGCGCACCGTCAGGGCCGCCTGAAAGAGGAACACCGGGTCATGTCTCCCGGCTCCATCTGGCCGGATGACACCACCTGCGACCGCTGGCGCAACGCTTCAGGGACGGTGCGCCGCCTGACCTATGCGGGCGGAACCAGCGACAGCTTCACCACCTTGGCCCAAACCTACGATGCGGCGGGA of Deinococcus detaillensis contains these proteins:
- a CDS encoding ABC transporter ATP-binding protein, which translates into the protein MLTAQNISVTLGAARVLHDVDLKVKAGEILHLTGGNGAGKTTLLRVLCGMTASAGQIQVQGHPPRSVAGRAAFAFVPDEAELYDDLSVAEHAQFASLAYAAPLEDLHTALNAFDLGHRLDQFPAELSRGTRQKVGLAIALGLKRPLTVLDEPFGTLDTDSRQVLRDHLSRLAAEGRCAVLTTHGGELAQLPKVRVVSVAQLQGSSR